The Vanessa atalanta chromosome 6, ilVanAtal1.2, whole genome shotgun sequence region CCGCATCACGCCCGTCTACATCCCGCTCACCAGCGTCGACGCCAAGTAACGCTTCAATCTTGCACTCTAAACGCGACCACAACTCGAATGAATCGACGCACATGCCCTCTTAACCCGGCCTCTAAACTCATTCACTAACCCTGGCCACTGATTTCAGCCGCTTAACCCGGTCTCAAACTTGTATTGTAACAACTCTATAATCGTTCTTAACCTCGCCTTGTACTTCGACGTCTAAATTCGGCCTCTTAAACTCGCCCTCTAAGCATGGCCCCACATCTCAGCCCCCAAGTTCGAACTTTTATATCGCGTCTAACCTCGACCTCCAAATTCAACCTCTAACCTTGCCTGTAACATCGGCCTCCAAATTCAACCTCTAATCTTGCCTCTAACCTCGACCTCCAAATTCAACCTCTAATCTTGCCTCTAACATTGGCTTCCAAATTCAACTTCTAATCTTGCCTCTAACCTCGGCCTCCAAATTCAACCTCTAATCTTGCCTCTAACATTGGCTTCCAAATTCAACTTCTGATCTTGCCTCTAACCTCGGCCTCCAAATTCAACCTCTAATCTTGCCTCTAACATTGGCTTCCAAATTCAACTTCTAATCTTGCCTCTAACCTCGGCCTCCAAATTCAATCTCTAATCTTGCCTCTAACCTCGCCTCCAAAATcagcctttaaatttcaaattcagcCTCTAAATTCGCCCCCCAAACGTAGGTCGAATTCGAAGGTCAAATAGCATATCACCATCAGGCATCCTATCATTTTGATGATAAATGTCtgacgatttatttttatttactatataataatactttaataatacggATGGGTGGTAAGTAGTATTTATACAAGgtttaacataaacataaacgtCTCCGTTAACAGCGAGTCTCTGGGGTCGCAGCCCGCTACGGAGAGCTGCTTCAGCACGTCCTCGCAGGGGAAGTCCCGCATCAAGGTGGAGCGACGGGACGACATCATCATACACCCCAACGTCAGCAACCACGCCACCGCCAGCGTGCGGAACGACACGTacgttagttattatattagaatataaattatttagaattgtCACATTCGATTTGTGGATATGCTatgtaatatactaaatattataaatgcgaatgtaaagaattcgatgaaatttggtgtgaagcaagcttgaaccctaaggaaggacatagacctTTTTAAGCCTAACACCTAACCACCAACCGACAGCGATTTAATAAACAGTATTGAGATATATGATGCGAACATTTACTATGAGTTACTTCCAGCGGTCTGGAGCAGAGGTTGCGCAAGCGCACGGCGGCGAGTCTGCCGGGCCCCCGCGTAGACGAACTGCAGACCAAGCGCAGCTGTGCCTCTCCCACCGCAGGGGCCTCGGGGTCTCCCACTTTAAAGAACGCCGGCCCAGTTGCCCCCGCGCTGCCGGCGCCGGCGCTAGGAACCGCCGGTCCGGTCGTGCGAGCCGCTGGCGTCTTGAGATTGCAGGTATTACATGTTCAGAGGCTTTTAAAAATGATTCCTTTTTCAATTCATGAAGGGACTTACTCCGACTTACTAGGATCACACCTAGTATGGGATACTATATGGGAAGGAGTTAGGCGACCAACTCCTCTCATAAGCATAACATTTCGTCACATTTTTACTGGCACAAAGAGGACTTATTTATAAGAGCTACTTATACATCATATATAGGAATATTAAAGttactataaatacaattaatactatttatataaattgaaaatattacataatcaatgatttaggatcaatattttttaatttagtaagtaaatacctaatatacgaatattttatcatatatggtCTTTCACATTTTTAGGTTGTGAACAAAGCCTGCAACACGCACTACGGGACGTTATCGCGACTCGAACTTATACCGAACAACTCGGCCTCAAACGACCCCATCTGGGAAACTTATTTAGGTAAGATTACAGAAAATGGTCAACTATGTATTTATTGGAGGCCAAGTGATCATATAAGGCATTATGTACAATGCTGGatgcataataattttacatacatacattgaaaTGCATGTGCAGGATGAATGAACTCCTTAATTTTTTACCACCTACCATCAATACTTCTCCAGTGTTGAGTCCTGAttcaaagggtgagtgagccagtgctcGTTATGCttgctaaaataataatgaaacatcaCCCCCAGGTTCCCCCGTGACGTGCATCGCGTGCGACGCGCGCTGGGCGTGCGTGGCGTGCGCGGACGGCGCGCTGCACGTGTGGAGACTCGCACGCGCACCCGCGCGCGCGCTGCCGCACCTCGGTGAGCACCGCACGCACCACCGGACATGATATCCTACTAGCATATGGAGCTATCCGAAAATACcacaaaattatcataatttgaaCTCAatcgttttgtttatattcaaattagtgaatataaatatactaaaatgtttAACAGAAATGTCGTAACACAACATAAATTTTCTAGACCactcttaattataaattataacattttctagCACTACCATCTCAAGCTGCCAAAATGACTCTGTCCGGGGATACgctggcggtggtgaccacgtcTGCCGAGCTCGCCATATGGGACCTGTCCGCTGCTACGTGCCTCGTGCGACCGCTTTGCTTTAGGAATCTACTCTCGCATGGTggtaagaatttatattttgattttttatatattattagatatttcttaaatacatacataaaaaataaagtaaaagtataagtaaaatatcgttattatttatttatggattgaagatttatttatgaaacgtCTAAAGAGTCATATAAGCTACGTATGTAGgtacgataatattatatttatttaccaacaataaaaaaaaattaacaaaaaatgtctTTTTCTTTCAGTTACAGTATCAAATTGTTCTCTACTCGAGGACGGCAATCCAATGATCTCACTCAGTAATggaaaaagttatatttattgcaaGAAATTATGCGCATGGTAAGactatattagtaaaatattaatgttaatttaaaaatgcaaatataaatacagaaatcttaggacATAATAACAATGTACgagaaatcaattattataataaataacttctcTATCTTATGTAATGTGAACacatatttaactataatagCCAAAATATTAATAGGTTTCTACAACCACAAGCAAGGCATCTTTTTTAAGATTTACAAGTATTTCTAATATTTCTATTCTGGGTAGATCTACGAGCATTCAAGTCTGCGAACGTTACTTGGATTCATTCGTGTTTCGTTGTGCTGTACCTCAGGGTGGTGTGGGCGGACGCGGGCGACCCGGTGcggcgcgcgggcggcggcgcgggcccGCGGGCGCCCTCGCGCACGCGCGCGCCGCACGCACACGTGCCCGCACTGCGCACGCATCCGTACGTAGCCCACGTCAAAATAAAAAGGCCCTAAATGTCTGTGCAGATTGCACAAagagtaaaaaagtaaagtttaattCTATGTTAGTAATTAAGATCAGTTCTTAAATTTAGTTACCTCAAAGAACCCCTCTGTAGAACCCTATGTAGTAGTAGTTTAGTATGTACTGCGTGCTTTAAGCATTCGTATATAACATATATCCATTTTTCTGAGAAACCAATGCACTTCAAgtagtattttttcaattagtGTATAATAAGAGCTGATTCttgtttcgtttttaataatttataaataataaatatgtgtgtaatatgttagtgtaatataatttttttaattataatctctctacgagtatatatacatataaagacaaaactatattttttttgtataatgtgcatagtaataatttatatttttgtgtatcaGTAATCCATAAACATGTATTATTGATTTATCTTAactataaaatgtaacattatataCACTTGTAACACCCGTATCGTCACCGCCGCAGACGTTCGAAGGCGCTGTCGGGCGCGGCTCGCAGCTGGCTGGAGGCGCAGGTGGCGGCCTGCCTGCACCTGCGTCTGCCCGCAGACTACCGGCACTGGTTCGTGGCGCTTTTCGACCACCTCGTACATCATGGTAACTTgctttacatacataaaaatactcttTGTTCGAGTAGGTTCTTGAAACGCcttgttacattaaaatttaatgaaaaatactgTACTAAAAGTAGTTTATACTCTATTTCGCTAACGAAATAATTAGACAACtatcaaatttattcataataaaatatctgcAGCCTACATAACTTTACATAACTTTTGAACTGTCCaaataacttttgaaataaCTTTTGATCTAATTGTTCTTGATTacgcaatatttaaaaagcatACGCTTTATAACTCGCCTgcttcttaatttaaatgaattaatatattaatagctatTTGTCGattgtttgtttaattacattttgtcCAATTTGCCCGGCACTATTCATTAATATAGCAGACTGGCAGTAGTTTTCCCTGGATGTCTCTGTACATTAAAGTGTTTTAAATTTCACAGGAACAGAAGAACAATTAAGAAACATACTGGATGACTTACTCGGACCGAGTCACTGCACGTCTACTCCTAAGAAATGGCAAAATACGATTCTGgtaatctttttattatatataaaaaataatgcatcggccgggaatcgaacccgggccgCCCGCGTGGCAGGCGAGCATTCTACCACTGAACCACCGATGCTTGAAATAATTTGAGAGAATATTTAATCGCATGTTTtaattcgttattattatttttagagacatacatttattaataagtctGTGTTAtcctttttattgatatattttgaactatttaaattgttgtatataaaaaaatataaaaaaaaaactttcaggACCTCCGGAGTATACATGTTATATGAATCTAATGATAGTTTGTTAATAATCTTCCAGGGCTTAAAGAAACACGACATCCTAGAAGAGCTTCTGTCGCTGCTGGTGCGGCAGCTGCAGTGGCAGCGCCTGTACGCCGAGTACGCAGACCAGCTCGGCCAGCTGGCCGGCGCCGTGCTCAACGGACACTAACGCTGGGATTCCTGTGTGTTATGTGTATGGATCACTTCAGTTGTAGTTGTCGAAGCTTTGGAAAAATATTCACGGACTTTGAACGGTGATActgtgatttaaaattataattggtaaCTTATTTATCTTGGGTTATTTAAAACACTTTAGATCATTCAGCCAGTATTTGTGACGAAAAATCTCAAGGATAAAATGGAAAGTTTTAGAATCGCAGATGTGTTTCCGTAACCGCGgcactattttaaattagagataaattagtttttaaatgtgGAACAGTATAATGTGtataaatgaaatcaattattaaaatgacttcTATAAGTGAACTAAAGCTAATGCCTGCTGTGTGTTGTAATACCTCTTGGAATGTTCttgtaaacatatttaagtGACATGACaccttagttaccaaggttggtggcgcattggtggtggACACTTACCTTTTTGTAGCCCACTGACCAGTAGATCAACAgacttaaagtaaaaattacatatcCAATGCAGCTCAGAAATCCAGAAAGACTCGCTTACTTCTTCATAAGGCTTCAACCCAATCGATATAAATCagatacatataaattacagaATAGATTCAATGTGTTAACCGCTGGTTTGGGCCGTGGATtttcttattgaaaataaaaagattttgatACTTAGAGTTAGATACAATTTTTatcctattatttaaatacaaaggtGAATTTCTTTGTTTGTTACCCCTACACGTCTCAACT contains the following coding sequences:
- the LOC125064938 gene encoding protein HIRA homolog, producing the protein MKLYKPSWVNHDEKPIFSVDIHPTGKRFATGGQGEDSGRVVVWNFNSVLFEEVEWDSNVPKMLCQMDNHLACVNCVRWSNGGRYLASGGDDSLVMVWGLSVAVGATGKHKAETWRCLTTLRGHAGDVLDLAWSPLDKWLASCSVDNTIIIWNAEKFPEMVCVLNGHTGLVKGVAWDPVGKYLASQSDDKSLRVWKTADWASQAVITESFEECGGTTHVLRLSWSPDGQYVLSAHAMNGGGPTAQVVERDSWRCDKDFVGHKKAVTCARFNSNIFVKDGKKCCCAAVGSRDRSLSIWLTSLKRPLVVVHELFSDSVLDLSWSSDGLKLLACSTDGTVACIQFTKTEIGTPLTLEEKNAFYEKIYGKCFVNEPGGDLTSNLLVECPEILLAREKQEAKKEPPKEEITPKSDKSQPFPPAPLPPRPVDRQIETRTSDGKRRITPVYIPLTSVDANESLGSQPATESCFSTSSQGKSRIKVERRDDIIIHPNVSNHATASVRNDTGLEQRLRKRTAASLPGPRVDELQTKRSCASPTAGASGSPTLKNAGPVAPALPAPALGTAGPVVRAAGVLRLQVVNKACNTHYGTLSRLELIPNNSASNDPIWETYLGSPVTCIACDARWACVACADGALHVWRLARAPARALPHLALPSQAAKMTLSGDTLAVVTTSAELAIWDLSAATCLVRPLCFRNLLSHGVTVSNCSLLEDGNPMISLSNGKSYIYCKKLCAWVVWADAGDPVRRAGGGAGPRAPSRTRAPHAHVPALRTHPRSKALSGAARSWLEAQVAACLHLRLPADYRHWFVALFDHLVHHGTEEQLRNILDDLLGPSHCTSTPKKWQNTILGLKKHDILEELLSLLVRQLQWQRLYAEYADQLGQLAGAVLNGH